The proteins below come from a single Juglans regia cultivar Chandler chromosome 12, Walnut 2.0, whole genome shotgun sequence genomic window:
- the LOC109022300 gene encoding putative calcium-transporting ATPase 13, plasma membrane-type has translation MSSVSLASLEPLQSLLHARTTLSKSINRWRTAFVTIYCSRAFLSFYKNSLPHKKNTEVSRQSSFFVVDLKLDNNFKIDQTTLNELVKEKNVGRLKNIGGIRGLASSLETNVEFGIRADVEDMARRQEAFGSNTYKRPPTKSFFHFVVEAFKDLTIFILLGCASLSLAFGIKQHGIKEGWYDGGSIFVAIFLVIAVSAISNFKQNRQFDKLSKVSNNIQVDVVRAGRRQQISVFDIVVGDVVCLKIGDQVPADGIFLDGHSLQVDESSMTGESDHVEVNCNNPCLVSGTKVADGYARMLVTSVGMNTTWGEMMSSINRDTNEQTPLQARLNKLTSSIGKVGLAVAFLVLVVLLVRYFTGNTEDENGNREFNGSKTKADDIVNVVVEIVAAAVTIIVVAIPEGLPLAVTLTLAYSMKRMMADQAMVRKLSACETMGSATTICTDKTGTLTLNQMKVTKFWLGEESFATDAHSIIAPRILDLVHEGVALNTTGSVYRPPLGSEIEFSGSPTEKAILSWSVLELNMEMEQMKESCTILFVEAFNSQKKRSGVLMRRKVDNTTHIHWKGAAEMILKMCSSYYDASGNIKDMDDGKMLQLEQIIQGMAASSLRCIAFAHKQISEEDKEDAEEHKKLKEDGLTLLGLVGLKDPCRPGAKKAVEDCQNAGVNIKMITGDNVFTAKAIATECGILGPGQDMYSGAVVEGVEFRNYTPEERLEKVEKICVMARSSPFDKLLMVECLKQKGHVVAVTGDGTNDAPALKEANIGLSMGIQGTEVAKESSDIVILDDNFASVATVVKWGRCVYNNIQKFIQFQLTVNVAALVINFVAAVSAGEVPLTAVQLLWVNLIMDTLGALALATEKPTKELMEKPPVGWTEPLITNIMWRNLLAQALYQITILLILQFRGESIFGVTEKVNDTLIFNTFVLCQVFNEFNARKLEKKNVFKGIHRNRLFLGIIAITIVLQVVMVEFLKKFADTERLNWVQWGACIGVAAVSWPIGWIVKWIPVPERPFFSYLKMKKK, from the coding sequence ATGTCTAGCGTTTCATTAGCAAGCTTGGAACCTCTTCAGTCTTTGCTCCATGCACGTACCACCCTTAGCAAATCCATCAACAGATGGCGCACGGCTTTTGTGACCATCTATTGTTCTAGAGCCTTcctatcattttacaaaaattctcTACCCCACAAGAAAAATACAGAGGTTTCACGCCAATCTTCTTTCTTCGTTGTGGACCTCAAACTGGACAACAACTTCAAAATTGATCAAACTACTCTCAATGAGCTTGtcaaagagaaaaatgttgGACGCCTCAAAAATATTGGAGGAATTCGAGGATTAGCATCTAGTCTTGAAACTAATGTTGAATTCGGGATTCGTGCTGATGTTGAAGACATGGCTCGCCGACAAGAGGCTTTTGGCTCAAACACGTACAAAAGACCACCTACAAAGAGCTTCTTCCATTTCGTAGTGGAAGCCTTCAAAGATCTTACCATTTTCATCCTCTTAGGCTGTGCTTCACTTTCCCTTGCATTTGGTATAAAACAGCATGGAATAAAAGAAGGATGGTACGATGGTGGAAGCATATTTGTTGCCATATTTCTTGTCATTGCTGTTTCTGCCATTAGTAACTTCAAGCAAAACAGACAATTTGACAAGTTATCCAAAGTCAGCAACAACATCCAAGTTGATGTTGTGAGAGCTGGGCGACGTCAACAGATTTCAGTATTTGACATTGTTGTCGGAGATGTTGTTTGCTTAAAGATTGGAGATCAAGTTCCAGCAGACGGGATATTCTTAGATGGACACTCATTGCAAGTGGACGAATCCAGCATGACAGGGGAGAGTGACCATGTTGAGGTAAATTGCAATAATCCATGCTTGGTTTCCGGTACAAAGGTTGCTGATGGCTATGCCCGAATGCTCGTCACTTCTGTTGGCATGAACACGACATGGGGTGAGATGATGAGCTCGATCAATCGTGACACCAACGAACAGACACCTTTACAAGCTCGACTCAACAAGCTAACTTCATCAATAGGTAAGGTTGGATTGGCAGTTGCTTTCCTAGTTCTGGTAGTCTTGTTGGTTAGATACTTCACTGGAAATACAGAAGACGAGAATGGAAATAGGGAGTTCAATGGCAGCAAGACCAAGGCCGATGACATAGTGAATGTTGTGGTGGAGATTGTAGCTGCAGCGGTTACTATAATTGTGGTTGCAATTCCAGAGGGTTTGCCCCTAGCTGTCACACTAACACTTGCTTATTCCATGAAGAGAATGATGGCCGATCAAGCAATGGTGCGGAAGCTCTCTGCCTGTGAGACAATGGGCTCTGCCACCACCATTTGCACTGACAAAACAGGCACTCTCACGCTGAACCAAATGAAGGTGACCAAGTTTTGGTTAGGGGAAGAATCTTTTGCAACAGATGCTCACTCAATAATTGCTCCACGTATTCTTGACTTGGTCCATGAAGGAGTTGCTCTAAACACAACCGGTAGTGTTTACAGGCCGCCTTTAGGATCTGAAATCGAGTTCTCAGGTAGTCCCACCGAAAAAGCAATTCTTTCTTGGTCTGTTCTGGAGCTGAACATGGAAATGGAGCAAATGAAGGAAAGTTGCACGATTCTTTTTGTCGAAGCATTCAATTCCCAGAAGAAAAGAAGTGGGGTCTTGATGAGGAGAAAGGTAGACAACACAACCCATATACACTGGAAAGGAGCTGCGGAGATGATACTGAAGATGTGTTCAAGTTACTATGATGCCTCTGGGAATATCAAAGACATGGATGATGGTAAAATGCTGCAACTTGAGCAAATTATTCAAGGTATGGCAGCTAGCAGCCTCCGGTGCATTGCTTTTGCTCATAAGCAAATTTcagaagaagacaaagaagatGCCGAAGAACATAAAAAGCTAAAAGAAGATGGTTTGACCCTTCTAGGACTGGTGGGACTTAAGGACCCATGCCGTCCAGGGGCGAAGAAAGCTGTAGAAGATTGCCAAAATGCTGGTGTGAACATCAAAATGATCACAGGAGACAATGTTTTCACGGCAAAAGCTATAGCAACAGAGTGTGGGATTCTAGGGCCTGGACAGGACATGTATAGCGGAGCAGTGGTAGAAGGCGTGGAATTCAGAAACTACACACCAGAGGAGAGACTGGAGAAAGTCGAAAAAATTTGTGTGATGGCAAGATCCTCTCCTTTCGACAAACTTCTGATGGTAGAATGCTTGAAACAAAAAGGCCATGTGGTTGCAGTTACTGGAGACGGCACAAATGATGCACCAGCATTAAAAGAAGCAAATATAGGACTTTCAATGGGGATCCAAGGCACTGAGGTTGCCAAGGAGAGCTCAGACATCGTCATTCTAGATGATAATTTTGCTTCTGTGGCCACAGTTGTCAAGTGGGGAAGGTGTGTCTATAACAACATCCAGAAGTTCATCCAATTCCAACTCACTGTAAACGTTGCTGCTCTTGTTATCAACTTTGTAGCAGCAGTTTCTGCAGGTGAAGTCCCATTAACAGCAGTGCAATTATTGTGGGTGAATCTGATTATGGACACGTTGGGTGCCCTGGCCCTTGCAACAGAGAAGCCCACCAAGGAGCTGATGGAGAAACCACCTGTGGGCTGGACTGAGCCACTTATTACCAACATTATGTGGAGAAACTTGTTAGCCCAAGCTTTATATCAGATAACCATCCTCTTGATCTTGCAATTCAGAGGTGAATCAATCTTTGGGGTGACTGAGAAGGTAAATGACACcttgatttttaatacttttgttcTTTGCCAAGTCTTCAATGAATTCAATGCAAGAAAACTCGAGAAGAAGAATGTGTTCAAGGGGATACACAGGAACAGGTTGTTCTTGGGGATCATTGCGATAACCATAGTCCTTCAGGTGGTCATGGTGgagtttttaaagaaatttgCAGATACAGAAAGGTTGAATTGGGTGCAATGGGGTGCATGCATTGGAGTTGCAGCAGTTTCTTGGCCCATTGGTTGGATTGTCAAGTGGATACCTGTTCCAGAGAGACCATTTTTCAGCTACctaaagatgaaaaagaaataa
- the LOC109005095 gene encoding putative calcium-transporting ATPase 13, plasma membrane-type, which produces MSSFSLASLEPLQSLFHARTNLRKPINRWRKAFVTIYCSRALLSFYKNSLPHKKNTEVSRHSSFFVVDLKLDNNFKIDQTTLNELVKEKNVGGLKNIGGIRGLASSLETNVEFGIRADVEDIARRQEAFGSNTYKRPPTKSFFHFVVEAFKDLTIFILLGCASLSLAFGIKQHGIKEGWYDGGSIFVAIFLVIAVSAISNFKQNRQFDKLSKVSKNIQVDVVRAGRRQQISVFDIVVGDVVCLKIGDQVPADGIFLDGHSLQVDESSMTGESDHVEVNCNHPFLVSGTKVADGYARMLVTSVGMNTTWGEMMSSINRDTDEQTPLQARLNKLTSSIGKVGLAVAFLVLVVLLVRYFTGNTEDENGNREFNGSKTKADDIVNAVVEIVAAAVTIIVVAIPEGLPLAVTLTLAYSMKRMMADQAMVRKLSACETMGSATTICTDKTGTLTLNQMKVTKFWLGEESFATDAHSSIAPRILDLVREGVALNTTGSVYRPPLGSEIEFSGSPTEKAILSWSVLELNMEMEKMKVSCTILFVEAFNSQKKRSGVLMRRKVDNTAHIHWKGAAEMILKMCSSYYDASGNIKDMDDGKMLQLEQIIQGMAASSLRCIAFAHKQILEEDKEDAEEHKKLKEDSLTLLGLVGLKDPCRPGAKKAVEDCQNAGVNIKMITGDNVFTANAIATECGILGPGQDMYSGAVVEGVEFRNYTPEERLEKVEKICVMARSSPFDKLLMVECLKQKGHVVAVTGDGTNDAPALKEANIGLSMGIQGTEVAKESSDIVILDDNFASVATVVKWGRCVYNNIQKFIQFQLTVNVAALVINFVAAVSAGEVPLTAVQLLWVNLIMDTLGALALATEKPTKELMEKPPVGWTEPLITNIMWRNLLAQALYQITILLILQFRGESIFGVTEKVNDTLIFNTFVLCQVFNEFNARKLEKKNVFKGIYRNKLFLGIIAITIVLQVVMVEFLKKFADTERLNWVQWGACIGVAAVSWPIGWIVKWIPVPKRPFFSYLKMKKK; this is translated from the coding sequence ATGTCTAGCTTTTCATTAGCAAGCTTGGAACCACTTCAGTCTTTATTCCATGCACGTACCAACCTTAGAAAACCCATCAACAGATGGCGCAAGGCTTTTGTGACCATCTATTGTTCTAGAGCCTTgctatcattttacaaaaattctcTACCCCACAAGAAAAATACAGAGGTTTCACGCCATTCTTCTTTCTTCGTTGTGGACCTCAAACTGGACAACAACTTCAAAATTGATCAAACTACTCTCAATGAGCTTGtcaaagagaaaaatgttgGAGGCCTAAAAAATATTGGAGGAATTCGAGGATTAGCATCTAGTCTTGAAACTAATGTTGAATTCGGGATTCGTGCCGATGTTGAAGACATTGCTCGCCGACAAGAGGCTTTTGGCTCAAATACGTACAAAAGACCACCTACAAAGAGCTTCTTCCATTTCGTAGTGGAAGCCTTCAAGGATCTTACCATTTTCATCCTCTTAGGCTGTGCTTCACTTTCCCTTGCATTCGGTATAAAACAACACGGAATAAAAGAAGGATGGTACGATGGTGGAAGCATATTTGTCGCTATATTTCTTGTCATTGCTGTTTCTGCCATTAGTAACTTCAAGCAAAACAGACAATTTGACAAGTTATCCAAGGTTAGCAAGAACATCCAAGTTGATGTTGTGAGAGCTGGGCGACGTCAACAGATTTCAGTATTTGACATTGTTGTCGGAGATGTTGTTTGCTTAAAGATTGGAGATCAAGTTCCAGCAGACGGGATATTCTTAGATGGACACTCATTGCAAGTGGACGAATCCAGCATGACAGGGGAGAGTGACCATGTTGAGGTAAATTGCAATCATCCATTCTTGGTTTCCGGTACAAAGGTTGCTGATGGCTATGCTCGAATGCTCGTCACTTCTGTTGGCATGAACACGACATGGGGTGAGATGATGAGCTCGATCAACCGTGACACCGACGAACAGACACCTTTACAAGCTCGACTCAACAAGCTAACTTCATCAATAGGTAAGGTTGGATTGGCAGTTGCTTTCCTAGTTCTGGTAGTCTTGTTGGTTAGATACTTCACTGGAAATACAGAAGACGAGAATGGAAATAGGGAGTTCAATGGCAGCAAGACCAAGGCCGATGACATAGTGAATGCTGTGGTGGAGATTGTAGCTGCAGCGGTTACTATAATTGTGGTTGCAATTCCAGAAGGTTTGCCCCTAGCTGTCACACTAACACTTGCTTATTCCATGAAGAGAATGATGGCCGATCAAGCAATGGTGCGGAAGCTCTCTGCCTGTGAGACAATGGGCTCTGCCACCACCATTTGCACTGACAAAACAGGCACTCTCACGCTGAACCAAATGAAGGTGACCAAGTTTTGGTTAGGGGAAGAATCTTTTGCAACAGATGCTCACTCATCAATTGCTCCACGTATTCTTGACTTGGTCCGTGAAGGAGTTGCTCTAAACACAACCGGTAGTGTTTACAGGCCGCCTTTAGGATCTGAAATCGAGTTCTCAGGTAGTCCTACTGAAAAAGCAATTCTTTCTTGGTCTGTTCTGGAGCTGAACATGGAAATGGAGAAAATGAAGGTAAGTTGCACGATTCTTTTCGTCGAAGCATTCAATTCCCAGAAAAAAAGAAGTGGGGTCTTGATGAGGAGAAAGGTAGACAACACAGCCCATATACACTGGAAAGGAGCTGCGGAGATGATACTGAAGATGTGTTCAAGTTACTATGATGCCTCTGGGAATATCAAAGACATGGATGATGGTAAAATGCTGCAACTTGAGCAAATTATTCAAGGTATGGCAGCTAGCAGCCTCCGGTGCATTGCTTTTGCTCATAAGCAAATTTtagaagaagacaaagaagatGCCGAAGAACATAAAAAGCTAAAAGAAGATAGTTTGACCCTTCTAGGACTGGTGGGACTTAAGGACCCATGCCGTCCAGGGGCGAAGAAAGCTGTAGAAGATTGCCAAAATGCTGGTGTGAACATCAAAATGATCACAGGAGACAATGTTTTCACGGCAAATGCTATAGCAACAGAATGTGGGATTCTAGGGCCTGGACAGGACATGTATAGCGGAGCAGTGGTAGAAGGCGTGGAATTCAGAAACTACACACCAGAGGAGAGACTGGAGAAAGTCGAAAAAATTTGTGTGATGGCAAGATCCTCTCCTTTCGACAAACTTCTGATGGTAGAATGCTTGAAACAAAAAGGCCATGTGGTTGCAGTTACTGGAGACGGCACAAATGATGCACCAGCATTAAAAGAAGCAAATATAGGACTTTCAATGGGGATCCAAGGCACTGAGGTTGCCAAGGAGAGCTCAGACATCGTCATTCTAGATGATAATTTTGCTTCTGTGGCCACAGTTGTCAAGTGGGGAAGGTGTGTCTATAACAACATCCAGAAGTTCATCCAATTCCAACTCACTGTAAACGTTGCTGCTCTTGTTATCAACTTTGTAGCAGCAGTTTCTGCAGGTGAAGTCCCATTAACAGCAGTGCAATTATTGTGGGTGAATCTGATTATGGACACGTTGGGTGCCCTGGCCCTTGCAACAGAGAAGCCCACCAAGGAGCTGATGGAGAAACCACCTGTGGGCTGGACTGAGCCACTTATTACCAACATTATGTGGAGAAACTTGTTAGCCCAAGCTTTATATCAGATAACCATCCTCTTGATCTTGCAATTCAGAGGTGAATCAATCTTTGGGGTGACTGAGAAGGTAAATGACACcttgatttttaatacttttgttcTTTGCCAAGTCTTCAATGAATTCAATGCAAGAAAACTCGAGAAGAAGAATGTGTTCAAGGGGATATACAGGAACAAGTTGTTCTTGGGGATCATTGCGATAACCATAGTCCTTCAGGTGGTCATGGTGgagtttttaaagaaatttgCAGATACAGAAAGGTTGAATTGGGTGCAATGGGGTGCATGCATTGGAGTTGCAGCAGTTTCTTGGCCCATTGGTTGGATTGTCAAGTGGATACCTGTCCCAAAGAGACCATTTTTCAGCTACctaaagatgaaaaagaaataa
- the LOC109005096 gene encoding ATP sulfurylase 1, chloroplastic has translation MASMAALFTKTPYPPQSLNKIANTHFAPTREVSLSLPFGRKTHRRLRVSSALIKPDGGKLVELLVEEPHRDLKKSEALSLPRIMLSKIDLQWVHVLSEGWASPLRGFMRESEFLQTLHFNALRLEDGSVVNMSVPIVLAIDDSQKHRIGESTQVALFDSENNPVAILKDIEIYKHPKEERIARTWGTNAPGLPYADEAITNAGNWLIGGELEVIAPIKYHDGLDRFRLSPVELREEFTRRNADAVFAFQLRNPVHNGHALLMTDTRRRLLEMGYKNPILLLHPLGGYTKADDVPLSWRMKQHEKVLEDGVLDPETTVVSIFPSPMHYAGPTEVQWHAKARINAGANFYIVGRDPAGMGHPVEKRDLYDADHGKKVLSMAPGLERLNILPFKVAAYDRTQGKMAFFDPSRPQDFLFISGTKMRMLAKNKENPPDGFMCPGGWKVLVDYYDSLVPESNGKVAEAVPA, from the exons ATGGCTTCCATGGCGGCACTCTTCACCAAAACCCCGTATCCTCCCCAATCCCTCAACAAGATTGCCAATACCCATTTCGCTCCAACCCGCGAAGTCTCCTTATCTCTTCCTTTCGGCAGAAAAACACACCGGAGGCTCCGAGTTTCGTCCGCGTTGATCAAGCCCGACGGTGGGAAGCTCGTGGAGCTTCTGGTGGAAGAGCCTCACAGAGATTTGAAGAAGAGTGAAGCTTTGTCTCTGCCGAGAATTATGCTCTCGAAGATTGATCTTCAATGGGTCCACGTGCTGAGCGAAGGGTGGGCAAGCCCGCTCCGTGGGTTCATGAGAGAGTCCGAGTTCCTCCAAACTCTTCATTTTAACGCGCTTCGACTCGAGGACGGGTCGGTCGTGAACATGTCGGTGCCTATCGTTTTGGCCATCGACGACTCGCAGAAGCATCGGATCGGCGAGTCCACCCAAGTCGCCTTGTTCGACTCGGAAAACAACCCGGTTGCTATTCTAAAAGA tattgAGATCTACAAGCACCCTAAAGAAGAACGAATCGCCAGAACTTGGGGAACCAATGCCCCTGGCCTACCTTATGCTGATGAAGCTATAACCAATGCTGGGAATTGGCTGATAGGAGGTGAATTAGAGGTTATAGCGCCAATCAAGTACCACGATGGCCTTGATCGTTTTCGATTATCACCTGTAGAACTCCGTGAGGAATTCACAAGGCGGAATGCGGATGCAGTGTTTGCATTCCAGCTTCGAAATCCTGTGCACAATGGCCACGCTTTGCTGATGACAGATACCCGTCGTCGACTTCTTGAGATGGGTTACAAGAATCCCATCCTCTTGCTTCATCCACTGGGAGGCTACACAAAGGCAGATGATGTTCCACTTAGTTGGCGAATGAAGCAACATGAGAAG GTGCTCGAGGATGGTGTTCTTGATCCAGAGACAACCGTGGTTTCTATATTTCCGTCCCCCATGCACTATGCTGGCCCAACTGAGGTGCAGTGGCATGCTAAGGCTAGGATTAATGCAGGGGCCAACTTTTACATTGTTGGTCGGGATCCAGCTGGCATGGGCCACCCTGTTGAGAAGAGAGATTTATATGATGCCGACCATGGTAAAAAAGTATTGAGCATGGCACCTGGGTTGGAGCGGCTAAACATTCTTCCTTTCAAG GTTGCTGCATATGATAGAACTCAAGGTAAAATGGCATTTTTTGACCCCTCAAGACCTCAGGATTTCCTTTTCATATCGGGTACCAAG ATGCGGATGCTCGCAAAGAACAAAGAGAACCCTCCTGATGGATTCATGTGCCCTGGTGGTTGGAAAGTGCTGGTTGATTATTATGACAGCTTGGTTCCAGAAAGCAATGGCAAAGTTGCTGAAGCTGTTCCAGCTTAG